The genomic interval TACACTGCAGCGCCTTACACTTTAGCTGtgtattattctttttattactCGACTGTTTATTATTACTCGTGTCCTCACTGTTCTGTTAGCCGATTGTGTAGTTGAGTTCGTTTATCACCTTCTTGTAAATGGAAGAGTGAAAAAACTCACTGATGAAAACCTCAAACTCAAACTTAACTGATGAATATGACATGAATGAGTGATGCAGGAAGTGAAACTCTAGAGAAGAAGAAGTAGTCAGATGTAATGGTCAGCTAGGGAAGAATGGAAGAAGAATGttgtttgtatttcctcatttgtaagtcgctttggataaaagcatctgctaaatgaataaatggaaatgtaagaagaagaagaacaagaagcagaagaagaagaagaggatatGCTGTACAATTAAATCAAGTCATtccaaacagcaaaaaaaaataataatttaaataaatcaatttaaaaaatgtaaaaaaaaaaataaaataaaaaataaaaaaatttaaacagcaGATGAAAAGACAGACATTTTCTTCATAgtagaaaaataattttttcttcAAGTAGAGACCAGCTCAGTGCAAATGACAAGGTGTACAAACCATTGCATTGTACAGATTAATGAGGTAAATATATCCTGTGACCATCAGGTGAACATACAGAGGGCATCGTGTAATAATTAGTAAGAAATGTGCAGAGAGGTAAGGCTGAGAATGAGCTGTACAGGCAAGTTACCATGCTCGTGCAAATGACAAGAAACAAATGGTATTTGAGACTGCAAACAGCATTAATATTGTACAGTACAGGTTTGATTTGAGTTCAATACTACTGactttaaaaacattcaaactccTGAGAGAATAAATCTGTTTTTAGTCAGACTTTAAATAGATTAAAAGTAAAATCATTCCCTGAGAATCTCATACAGAGGGATTTTCACCTTGTATTCCCGAGATCCACTCCAGATCTACactgcttcgggggtttcctccgggtactccagtttcctgtcccagttcaaagacatgcggtgagtggcatctctaaattgtccgtagtgtgtgattgtgtgtgtgtgtgtgtttgtgtgtgattgtgccctgcattgggttggcaccccatctcGGGTGTGATccacctcgtgccccgagtcccctgggataggctccatgctccctgCACCCCTGTTCAGATAAGTactagagaaaatggatggatgtatatacagtacctacacatatatatatccaaTTGTAACAAGCTATTTGAATAATGACCAACATCTGTAGGCGGAATGACGTCACTGCACCATCATTTTAATTAAGATTGGAAAACTCCTTCCTGACTGTCCACTGAAAAGCACTGGGAAAAGCACTGGGAAGCAGTGAACAGGAGCAGTGAAGATCATTTCATCTGTCTGTAGGCTGTAAAAACTGAATGGAACAGCAGTCTTCATCCCTGCAGCACTACACTAAGGGGTTGGAGAAGGAAGGTTGTGTTGTTGGAAGGTTCTAGGAGTTCCACAGATTCTAAGAGTTTTAGTGTTATAATGTTTTTCCCATTACGGCACGTGGAATGATcaaatcttttatttacattcccAATACCTCAGTAAACGAATCCCAGTGTTTAGGATAATTCACAGATATAACAATGTGTGTTTTCGTAACGATTGCCCGTGTGAACAAATTgaaatacccataatgcattgcAGTGagacaggaaagcagagcagcgGTAACTGTGATTTTtccattctttttattttcatctcatGTACACTACATGAAGGTTAAAGCCTGACACAGGATCCGTATGAATAAACGTTGAATAAACAGAGTGTGTTGAGAGTGTGTTTGAGAGCGTGGAGTCCACTCGATCGTTGCGCCTCACGTTCCTCTGCATGTGTGACCGAGTGTGTCGAGTGCCATGGTCTCGCACTGCACCTGCTCCTGAAACCTGCCCAGTTTCTTCGACCTGAAAATGTCAAcgctacagtgagggaaaaaagtatttgatcccctgctggttttgtacgtttgcccactgacaaagaaatgatcattctataattttaatggtagatttatttgaacagtgagagacagaataacaacaaaaaaaatccagaaaaacgcatgtcaaaaatgttataaattgatttgcattttaatgagggaaatatgtatttgacccctctgcaaaacatgacttagtacttggtggcaaaacccttgttggcaatcacagaggtcagacgtttcttgtagttggccaccaggtttgcacacatctccggagggattttgtcccactcctctttgcagatcttctccaagtcattaaggtttcgaggctgacgtttggcaactcgaaccttcagctccctccacagattttctatgggattaaggtctggagactggctaggccactccaggaccttaatgtgcttcttcttgagccactcctttgttgccttggccgtgtgttttgggtcattgtcatgctggaatacccatccacgacccattttcaattccctggctgagggaaggaggttctcacccaagatttgacggtacatggccccgtccatcatccctttgatgcggtgaagttgtcctgtccccttagcagaaaaacacccccaaagcataatgtttccacctccatgtttaacgatggggatggtgttcttggggtcataggcagcattcctcctcctccaaacacggcgagttgagttgatgccaaagagctcgattttggtctcatctgaccacaacactttcacccagttgtcctctgaatcattcagatgttcattggcaaacttcagacgggcatgcatatgtgctttcttgagcagggggaccttgcgggcactgcaggatttccgtccttcacggcgtagtgtgttaccaattgttttcttggtgactatggtcccagctgccttgagatcattgacaagatcctcccgtgtagttctgggctgattcctcactgttctcatgatcattgcaactccacaaggtgagatcttgcatggagccccaggccgagggagattgacagttcttttgtgtttcttccatttgcgaataatcgcaccaactgttgtcaccttctcaccaagctgcttggctaGCTTTCaagtagcccattccagacttgtgtaggtctacaatcttgtccctgacatccttggagagctctttggtcttggccatggtggagagtttggaatcgattgattgattgcttctgtggacaggtgtcttttatacaggtaacaagctgagattatgagcactccctttaagagtgtgctcctaatctcagctcgttacctgtataaaagacacctgggagccagaaatctttctgattgagagggggtcaaatacttatttccctcattaaaatgcaaatcaatttataacatttttgacatgcatttttctggattttcttgttgttattctgtctctcactgttcaaataaatctaccattaaaattatagactgatcatttctttgtcagtgggcaaacatacaaaatcagcagggtatcaaatacttttttccctcactgtacgtCATTAGAGCAGCTCACCGTTCCCGAGAGTGGACACCAGATTATTTTATGCATCATAACATCTTCGTATAACTTCTTATTGTTGCGCACTCAGATTTCCGCTGATCGTCTGTACTCACCATTTCTCCTCCACGTCTGCGATGGTGTCGGGCAGCGGCACATTCAGAGTTTCAGGAAGCAGAAACGCAGTGACTCCGGCGATTATGGCTGCCGTTCCATAAACAATGCTGGGCAACGCAGGAAACACGTCATCAAGGATAAGAACCGCTGGAGCTGCCATGGAGCCGATACGAGCCATAGTGGAGGCAAAACCCATCCCAGtctgcctgcacacacacacacacacacagtataatcATTCATGTGGTGAATTTTTCTGTAAGGCGAAATGTGTTCATggaacgtttatggaaggagtctccagtgtcagcactttataaGAGCTAAAGCTGTAATGAATGTTTACAACTGCTAATTTTAATGTAaccgtaaatggataaaaaaaattatgtgctATTGTTCAATACTGAATAACAATGGTAATTGTTggtggtgtaaaaggaataaaacactcagggacatgctgttagaggGAGATCATCAGTAACAGCTCCACACTCTGTGTACTATTAGCGAGTGTGTTGATGGAGTCTGACCTGATGACTGTAGGATAAAGTTCTCCAGTGAACAGGTACACACAGGTGAAGGACGCGGAGGTGAACCCTTTCCCCAGCACAGCCAGCATCGTCCTCAGGATCTGCATGTCTGTGTTGGGgaatttgttattttgtcttgttgcaaatgaatttctctgtaaagTGAAGAATAAACTCACTCCACTCGCGTCTCACCTTTAGGGATGAAGATGTTGATGAAGATGACGAAGGCCGATGCGAGCAGACACGTGCCCTGTGTTAAACGCCGACCTAAAAAGCTCAGCATGACCAGAGCTACCAGTTTAGCGGGAATATCCACTGCCCCGAATATTACCTGCATCAGGTAGATGTTCACGCCGAACTTCTGCAGGTCCATAGCCAGACCATAATACGCAAAACTGgtagagaacctggaggacagGAGAACAGCGAGATGCACAACAGGtgaggattttttaaataaactatttcttgtcattttaatttttttatttcagattgAAGTTTGAAACGTTCCCATGGAaacacatgatgatgatgatgatgatgatgatgatggagaatTCAAATTCCAACTGCCAGCTCCTGATGTCATAATAATGCGTAAACAGACTCCGCCCACCTTTGACTTGTTAACAGGAGCGGTGTGTTATGGAATTATTGAGAATAAAACATTGAGaatattttgtatgtttttgtacCAGACAGCTATGAGGCACAGGGAGATCCTCCTCATGACGGGAGTGCGCAGCAGGTCATACGCCGTGAACACCATCTTACTGGACTGAATTTCTTTCTGCATGTGTGACTgcagcacctacacacacacacacacgcacacacacacgcagatcAGACCTGTTTTACACTCTAGTGTACAACCTAATCTCACTGCTACATCAGCTATTTATGTAGCATGTAAATTTTAGCTAGCTGTCAGTACATCAGTATTCAGGTCAGCAGAGTTAATGTTACTCTGCAGCTCGTAAACTCTGCCCCATGAACGTGATATTAATGTGAACAGAGTGTACAGGATTGTGTTCACACTTAGTAAACATCCTCCAGACCTCCAGCGTGATTTTCTCCACCACTTCATGTTTGCCATTGATCCTGGCCACACGGTGGAGCTGCTGCAGAGCTTCGCCCGAGCGACCGTTCAACACCAACCATCGTGCTGACTCCGAGAACCACCTGAacatcacatacacaccaacTTCAAATCAGCTGGAAACCCCATTCTGCAGCCTCAACACTGAAAACCTACAAGGAACTTGTCCTGTAGGTACAGCTTTCTGAACTTGGTCTCACCAGCTGTAGAGGAAAGTGATGAAAAACGGGGAGCAGACGGCCAGGTGCAGTTTCCTCCAGTCTTTCAAGCTGTATGCTACTCCTGCCAGGATCATCTGACCAAAGGTGAAGAAAAAGGATGAGAGGGAACCCACCAGGGTGCGGGTCTTTGTGGGGATCCATTccacctctacacacacacacacacacacacacgatgggaATCTGtgagaaatgactgtttataatgCTTTGCGTTTTCAGATTATAGCAGATAAACCTTTATGCAGATGTTTTCTCCTCAGAAGTCAAAAGCAAAGCAGTCAGGTTTGATACAAACTGATTTCTTTATAAATTGCTATTTTATCTTGTACTAAAGCTCTCTCTGCGCTACAGAGCTGTCACCACGTTGTACACATTAGTGTGTCCCGAATCTGTTTATCTTACTAACGGAGACATCAGACCTCATCGTTAAGGTGGAACAGGACATAACAAAGTCCAAATATGAGGAAGATCAGAGAAAGATGGGTTTTTCGTTAAAAATAACTCCAAGGGTTTAGcctttgtggggttttttttggagtgtaaaATTCAATtcccttgattttttttttccaaatctgCTCTTGTGGAGTAGGAGGAGGTCAATTCTAAGACATGAGCACAGGTTCGGTGTCCCTGTCACACCCCAATCCTGAAATCTGAGCCTTCCAGCTGcaccactgtcagagctgccgttatagaaaattaatcaacactatgtgaccaatcacaatccagaactcagcagcgctgtggagTGAACCTGATGACCATTACTGTTATATAACTGAGCGACGTGAGGTCCAGCTGGAAAAGCAAACAACTGACATAAACCTTGGCTTCAGCTAATCTCactggtggtgatgatgatgatgatgatgatgatgatgatgatgaagagtaaGCTTTACTCACTGAGTGAGACGGTGTTGAGGATAACCCCTGACACAGCCATGCCGGTGAAGAAGCGGAAGGTGCAGTAAGCCAGGTACGATGGAGAAAAAGCAGTGAAGGTCCCTAACACAGCCAATTGAAAATACGACCAGGTGAGTAACATCTTCCTCCCAAACCTTCAGGTGAAGAGGAGCATGAGATAAGCATGAGAAGAACATGACAGGAACAGCGAGGAATTCACCTGAGACTTTACTCACCTGTCTGAAAGCCCTCCAAAAATAATGGCACCTGTGAGAACTCCACCCATGTAGATGGTTTGACTCATCTGTTTGAGTGGCCGGAGACGGCACACCAGATCCCACtgagggaaaacacacacacacacacacacacacacacattttcactttCTCACACACCGTCAGCTGCTGATGACGTTTTAAAGAGGATGCAAAAGAGGATTCTTCACCATGGCCAGAcaagaaccacacacacagcttgtgaCCCTAAACTCAGAACTTCATCCACATCCTGAGCTCTTGCTTCACAACCACACAGTCGTTCGatctttcatgttttcatttttatacactcttaaaaataaaagatccaGTTAGAACCAGAAAGGggttttcagcctgatgccataggagaaccctttgcaaaaagaacattttactCTCAAGTTCTCTAGAGAAAcatctatttactggtgctttaaagaagaacccagaaatggttcttcacagcagtgccacaaatAACCATGTTATCATACAGAAAGTTCTCTAATAAAAAACCCTCAGGGCATTTTCATACCTGGCTCATTTGGAGCCTTTGTTTCGGAACTTTTCCACCTTGGTTCGTTTAGACATATCTGAACACAGCGATCGTGCTTGGATCCGCGACATAACAATCAGCCGAAACCACCTAGTTCAGGTGgtgctgtctatccatctggATGGATGAGCGCTATGGGCAGAACCCTGAAGCACATGCTTTTCAAATGTTGACagctgtgacattgtttactgtggacacgtgtgtttgttttgtttctgttctgtctcctccctgttctgtcattggttgttgttcaaGGGTGtgtcttcattgttttcagctgccagcacttaacgctgattatgttcgggatatataccgctcacatccctgtacacctcgcaaAGTATTATAGTTAAAATACATTAGATTAGTTCCCTTTagatttagattagattagttccgctggtgttttccgctcccagttctcAGTCATAgcttcatgtttcatgtttcgtgttttgaccctgttttctgtgaccacaACTTCGATTCCTGCCTAACCCTgtatatgcctgtttgccgatcgcctgacccactgcctgtttttgactacgcATCTGTTTCAAGTtatggatttgtctgcctgcctcttcagtaaagctcttaactgcaatttCTTCCGCCCCGTTCCCGTTTCATGACAGAAtacaccgtcaaacatggatgcagcatcCCCGCAAACCATCCCCGCCTTGGATTCGATCAAGTTTCCGCAAGAGACTTTCACGGATCTCCCAGACTGGTTTGATGGGTTTTTTGGCTACCCTGACTATTTTCTGGTTGACTGCCTGACATATTTCTCGAGCCTAATGGACACCAAGCCCAGCGAGAGGCAATGGATAAGGTTCATGGTGTCCCGGTTTTTTGCCCCAACCCCCGCCAGTGGGAGCAGTGTTTAGCATGGGATCCTGGGGACTGGAGAAAAGTACGCAGTTTATAGAACTATTTTTGAAGGAGTTTGGTGATCCAGGGCAGAGCTACTACCTGGATAAACTGTTGAGGGAAGTCAATGTGGCGAACAGGGCTAACCTGCCATTCCACATCTATTATGAGGATATTGACAGTGTAGCCTCCACAGCTCCGCTTCAGGTTCTGGCCAACGTGGTGGAGGTTCCACCAAGATGCATGACTGAGGGCTGCTGGAGAGAGACTCAGCTACAATGTCCCACATTCAAGGAGCTAGGTCTTCAGGAAGCATTTTTCTGCTCCCAgcaatgcttcaagagcagctggcgtaAACACAAACAACTACACAAGAAGGCCCTTACGGAACTACAGGCCAAGGTCAACGTAGCAACCTCTGcaccagagctcgaacctgagaccatgaggtggtctcacctgccgagctccagccagaggtcaacatggcgacctcagagctccagcttgagacccacgaggtggtctcgcatgctgagctccagccagaggtcaacgtggagacctcagagctccagcttcaGACCTACGAGGAGGTCTcgcatgctgagctccagccagaggtcaatgtggcgacctccgagctccagcttgagacccacgaggaggtctcgcatgctgagctccagccagaggtcaacgtggtgacctcagagcttcagcttgagacccacaaggcggtctcgcatgctgagctcctgctagaggtcaacgtggtgacctcagagcttcagcttgagacccacaaggaggtCTCACACACTGAGCTCCAGCCacaggtcaacgtggcgacctcagagctccagccagaagtcaacatggtgacctcagccCCAGAGTTTCAGtctgagacccatgaggagaTCTCAGCACCAgggctccagccagaggtcaacgtgatgacctcagagctccagacagaggtcaacatggtgacctgagccccagagtttcagcctgagacccatgagggtGTCTCAGCTCCAGAACTCCAGCATAAGGTCAAGTTCTTGCTAGAGGTTAaggaggtgacctcccaagtcaTGTTCATGTcccaggttgaagagacggccaacccaagctctgcacaatccaagttcctgtcccaggtcgaagagatggcctcccaagacacgttagTGTCCCAGGTCAAAGAAACGGCCAACCCAAGCTATGCGCATGTCAAGTTCCtatcccaggtcgaagagacagcctctcaTGCTAAGTTCCTGtgtgaggtcgaagagatggcctcccaagtcaTGTTcatgtcccaggtcgaagacatggccaacccaagctctgctcacgccaagttcctgtcccaggtcgaagagacagcctgCCAAGACACGTtactgtcccaggtcgaagagatggccaacccaagctctgctcacaccaaGTTCCTGACTCAGGTTGAAGAGACAGCCAACCCAGGCCCTGctcacaccaagttcctgtcccaggtagATGCCGAAGTCATtaacaaccaggttctgctcatgcctgaagctgaGGTCACGAACAACCAAGCTCTGACCACACTGGAGTCTGCTGATACagacaaccaggttctgctcacgcttgACACCGACGTCACGAACAACCAAGCTCTGATCACACCGGATTCGGCTGACATGGATGACCAAGTTCCTCTCACGATCGAGTCTGTTGACATGGACGACCAAGTTCCCCTCACGAccgagtctgttgacatggacgaccaagttccgctcacgTTCGTGTCcgttgacatggacaaccatgttctgctcacgcctgagtctgttaacacagccaaccaagttcagcctgcagagtcgatggaggacaacgctccgccttcctgctccgctgaggacataGTTCTACTTTCCTGGTCCGCTGAGGATGCTggtctgctttcctgttctacTGAGGACGACGCCCTGCTTtactgttctgctgaggacgccgctctgcttttctgttccgctgaggatgtcactctgcttacctgttccgctaAGGACATGGCTTTGCCTTCTTGCTCCGcggaggacgccgctcagtctcctagttcagctggggacaattttgcccagggggcccgGACCGCAAATGGAGAGGAGTTGGGGGGGGTtatgtcacgatctcccctttagACAGAGCTGCAGCCTGCCATACGCTTTGAGTGCCAGAGGGTGCGCGTGTGCACGAGTCAGGTGCTCGAGTGCTCAGTGAGCACACGCTCTTCAAATGTTGACagctgtgacattgtttactgtggacacgtgcgtttgttttgtttctgttctgtctcctccctgttctgtaatttttttttccctgacgTTGTGTCTtaattgttttcagctgccagcacTTAACACTGATTATGTTcaggatatataccgctcgcttccctgtacacctcgcagagTATTATAGTTAAAATATATTAGATTAGTTCCCTTTGTCCACGCTGgtgttttccgctcccagttcccagTCATAGCTTCATGTTTCAGGTTTcatgttttgaccctgttttctgtgactgcGACATCGATTCCTGCCTAACcctgtatgcctgtttgccgatcgccctacccactgcctgttttttACTACGCATCTGGTTCAAGTTTTGGATTTTCTGCCTgcctcttcaataaagctcttaactgcaattgctCGCGCCTCCGTTCCCGATTCGTGACAATGAGGATGGGTTAGagccgtgtttcttcatgtattgaGTGAGTGGTGATGCtgggtaacaggtgcagacagtcagtggatAACGGAACTCAGTAATGacgaggccaaaagttcttcacaaggttaacgtgacagaaagagaggatggggttactgtaggttgtaatgcttctctgtaatgttggttaattaattagtttctgcaaaaaaaatggCAGTAAGGTGCTAAAGGCTGGAGTTAgttagattttcctggtgagtctacagcaccattttgttcattaggagaatTTCCCGAATTACACagtttgggattctgtaatACAATTAAagttaaagcccaaaggcatttgtccatattttatAGCTAACAGCTAACCAACActctctttttgctcttttacagcttttcagaTGGAAGTGAGTGGGTCTCCTGTCTTCCCAGATGGAAGGAggtttgtaagaagatgcatcaaattaaaattgcattttagaataattgtagggaaaaacgtataaaca from Ictalurus furcatus strain D&B chromosome 18, Billie_1.0, whole genome shotgun sequence carries:
- the oatx gene encoding solute carrier family 22 member 6; translation: MGFADLLDEIGGLGRFQLIHIMLLSIPGLLMASQNLLNNFTAGIPAHHCTIPNLTSALNLSMSEEDEISLLRAFIPEAESQLSKCSRYLQPQWHLVERNHSHSGNVNLTEMETESCVDGWTYKRTEFISTIVSEWDLVCRLRPLKQMSQTIYMGGVLTGAIIFGGLSDRFGRKMLLTWSYFQLAVLGTFTAFSPSYLAYCTFRFFTGMAVSGVILNTVSLKVEWIPTKTRTLVGSLSSFFFTFGQMILAGVAYSLKDWRKLHLAVCSPFFITFLYSWWFSESARWLVLNGRSGEALQQLHRVARINGKHEVVEKITLEVLQSHMQKEIQSSKMVFTAYDLLRTPVMRRISLCLIAVWFSTSFAYYGLAMDLQKFGVNIYLMQVIFGAVDIPAKLVALVMLSFLGRRLTQGTCLLASAFVIFINIFIPKDMQILRTMLAVLGKGFTSASFTCVYLFTGELYPTVIRQTGMGFASTMARIGSMAAPAVLILDDVFPALPSIVYGTAAIIAGVTAFLLPETLNVPLPDTIADVEEKWSKKLGRFQEQVQCETMALDTLGHTCRGT